The DNA region CGTGAGAACCCCGGTTCACCGATCAAGGAGTCCTCATGGCCGTCTTCTCCGTCGACAGCGACGCCGTTCTTGCCACCACCGCCGCCGTCCGCGGCACCATCGACCGTCTGCAGGGCGAGACGCAGGCGATGCTCACCCAGCTGACCCAGCTGCAGACGAGCTGGACAGGGAGCGCGTCGGCCGCCTTCGCCACGGTCATCGACCAGTGGCGGGCCACCCAGCGCCAGGTCGAGGACAGCCTGACGAGCATCAACACTGCACTCAGCGCCGCCGGCCGGCAGTACGCGGACGCCGAGCAGGCCACGATGAGCCTGTTCCGGTGACATTGGCGCCCGCACCGAAGGCAGAAGAGCCCCTCCCGGAGGAGGGGCTCTTCTGGTGAGACGGGGTCTCGATACGGCCGCTGCGCGGCCTACTCGACCTTGACCCGCCCCGCATCAACGCCGCTGCGCGGCGTCGACCCGGGTTGCGTCAAAAGTCCATGCCACCAGTCGGGTCACCGGCCGGAGCGGCTGCGCGCTCGGGCTTGTCGGCGACGACGGCCTCGGTGGTGAGGAACAGCGCGGCGATCGAGGCCGCGTTCTGCAGAGCAGAGCGCGTGACCTTG from Microbacterium sp. zg-B185 includes:
- a CDS encoding WXG100 family type VII secretion target produces the protein MAVFSVDSDAVLATTAAVRGTIDRLQGETQAMLTQLTQLQTSWTGSASAAFATVIDQWRATQRQVEDSLTSINTALSAAGRQYADAEQATMSLFR